One genomic window of Aptenodytes patagonicus chromosome 3, bAptPat1.pri.cur, whole genome shotgun sequence includes the following:
- the MAP10 gene encoding microtubule-associated protein 10: MAAAGGAEGLFALELLVEAVRVAAPGPALRPVVALRLLDFPTLLLRSAAAAPPLRPGRAFPFGRGKRCLFRWRRGSLCAALRRRPLRALLLALPAGLAPGPPRLLGSCGVSLAPAAAELLQRPGAPASCGRRGCFPLRDSAGRPVGDLVLSYRLTSLEASEESPPPSPASPGAATPPATSPEPGREEEEEGEELEGNIFCPPVLYYSREGADPHLPPAAAAAGKWEYVEAWRPQEQDKGQSPPRPSAGPSLLHPTSPRQLHNTLGQLPLLSALLAELSVLTRSAVPAAVHPHLAWLYKAPGGSGMASRPPSPSHSSALKPAEAPVGPGGSSGAASPRVKQGLHEATSPGSSRARRGPKKAVPQGERGSERNCKTKENRPPRRKLLYGLTNTLRLRLQQTNPDKLIIHERREQYRKKQMEMLKERSPLSKRKLHRNAGEQDVVSYRHCSKGDGSKQNNQFDKTVETSLQNSALAEYVSVTGDVSPDLQKQAIASLLKNDETASKERPCKLTTAPLLEETVLKSAHKETYAKAQLPAAFPSGANAKGSNEEAIHLIHRKTTEHDDASVVSDHKPSPSRSVENSSEFIYSDDFVASPENTVYSEDFTSAECTGRDSEALDSSPEPLWLERPKQGWSDRESESSRSGISKTSQRAESTSDLLPVPSVSSPVQSLKRNCDLKTSKRTSGESVDSLNDASIRARLLDEEQEAQQINKEENRGDQHVKQVSTLRSKQVSSDADLNIGKGQTSAGKSQSVTQISSYLPSNMSDLELSVLENSMSDEEDDFLGKLSVPNQYKDISELVINKLPGYTM; the protein is encoded by the coding sequence atggcggcggcggggggcgcggaggggcTGTTCGCGCTGGAGCTGTTGGTGGAGGCGGTGCGGGTGGCGGCGCCGGGCCCCGCGCTGCGCCCGGTCGTGGCGCTGCGCCTCCTGGACTTCCCCACCCTTCTGctgcgctccgccgccgccgcgccgcccctgcGGCCGGGGCGGGCCTTCCCCTTCGGCCGCGGCAAGCGCTGCCTCTTCCGCTGGCGCCGGGGCTCGCTCtgcgccgcgctccgccgccggccgCTCCGCGCCCTGCTCCTGGCGCTGCCCGCCGGGCTCGCCCCGGGGCCCCCCCGCCTCCTCGGCAGCTGCGGCGTCTccctggcccccgccgccgccgagctgCTGCAGCGGCCCGGGGCGCCTGCCTCCTGCGGCCGCCGCGGCTGCTTCCCCCTGCGGGACTCCGCGGGCCGCCCCGTCGGCGATCTGGTCCTGAGCTACCGCCTCACCAGCTTGGAGGCCAGTGAGGAGTCGCCTCCGCcgagccccgccagccccggtgCTGCCACGCCGCCTGCCACCTCCCCTGAGCCGGGgcgcgaggaggaggaggagggtgaggagcTGGAGGGCAACATCTTTTGCCCTCCCGTGCTGTATTACAGCCGTGAGGGTGCTGACccccatctgccaccagcagcagcagccgcggGGAAATGGGAGTATGTTGAGGCCTGGAGACCGCAGGAGCAAGACAAAGGCCAGAGCCCCCCACGTCCCAGTGCTGGGCCCTCATTACTGCACCCCACCAGCCCTCGACAGCTCCACAACACCCTGGGGCAGCTTCCGCTACTCAGTgccttgctggcagagctgtcGGTGCTCACCCGCAGCGCTGTGCCTGCGGCTGTCCACCCCCATCTGGCCTGGCTCTACAAGGCCCCTGGGGGTAGTGGCATGGCCTcacggccccccagccccagccactcCTCTGCCCTCAAGCCTGCGGAGGCACCTGTGGGGCCAGGTGGGAGCAGTGGAGCTGCCAGCCCTCGAGTCAAGCAAGGCTTGCACGAGGCCACCTCACCAGGGTCTTCTCGGGCTAGGAGAGGACCTAAGAAAGCTGTACCCCAGGGGGAGAGAGGCTCTGAAAGGAACTGCAAAACTAAGGAAAACAGACCGCCCAGAAGGAAACTGTTGTACGGGCTGACAAATACACTGAGGCTACGGCTGCAGCAGACCAATCCTGATAAGCTGATAATTCATGAAAGGAGAGAGCAGTacagaaaaaagcaaatggaGATGCTGAAGGAGAGAAGCCCTTTATCCAAAAGAAAGCTGCACAGAAATGCTGGAGAACAGGATGTGGTTTCTTACAGGCATTGTAGCAAGGGGGACGGTTCAAAGCAGAATAATCAGTTTGATAAAACTGTTGAGACCTCATTACAAAACAGTGCTCTCGCAGAGTACGTTTCTGTGACTGGAGATGTGTCCCCTGACCTGCAGAAACAGGCTATTGCAAGTCTATTGAAGAATGATGAAACTGCAAGCAAGGAACGTCCATGCAAATTAACTACAGCCCCCTTGCTGGAGGAAACTGTATTAAAATCTGCTCACAAGGAAACGTATGCGAAAGCCCAACTCCCAGCAGCTTTCCCATCAGGTGCTAACGCAAAGGGAAGTAATGAGGAAGCAATACACTTAATCCACCGTAAAACCACGGAGCATGATGATGCATCTGTTGTAAGTGATCATAAACCAAGCCCCAGCAGGAGTGTTGAAAACAGCTCTGAATTCATATACTCAGATGACTTTGTTGCTAGTCCTGAGAACACAGTTTATTCAGAAGatttcaccagtgctgagtgtACGGGCAGAGACTCGGAAGCTCTTGACAGCAGTCCTGAACCTCTGTGGCTTGAAAGGCCAAAGCAAGGTTGGTCAGATAGAGAGTCAGAATCCAGCAGGTCTGGAATTTCAAAGACAAGTCAAAGGGCTGAAAGTACTTCAGATcttctgccagttccttcagttTCATCTCCAGTCCAGTCTTTGAAGAGAAACTGTGACTTAAAAACTAGCAAGAGAACTAGTGGTGAATCTGTTGATTCACTTAATGATGCCTCCATTCGGGCAAGGTTATTGGATGAAGAGCAGGAAGCCCAACAGATCAACAAGGAAGAGAACAGGGGCGATCAGCATGTTAAACAAGTATCTACACTGAGAAGCAAACAAGTTAGCTCTGATGCTGATCTGAATATAGGAAAGGGGCAGACCTCTGCAGGAAAAAGCCAGTCAGTAACTCAAATTAGCTCTTATTTGCCGTCTAACATGTCTGATCTTGAACTTAGTGTCCTGGAAAACAGTATGTCAGACGAAGAGGATGATTTTCTGGGAAAACTAAGTGTTCCTAATCAATACAAAGACATCAGTGAACTTGTAATAAACAAACTTCCGGGATACACAATGTAA